A portion of the Halobacillus ihumii genome contains these proteins:
- a CDS encoding LLM class flavin-dependent oxidoreductase: MKLSVLDQSPVLSGINPRDALQQTTELAKWTDQLGYHRFWVAEHHSTHSLAGSSPEVLAAHLASQTEKIRIGTGGILLPHYSAYKVSETFRVLETLHPNRIDLGVGRAPGGIPNVNLALNRGEIPNIEGYPAQVEELIAYLHGEDPHGMGVFASPQGSTAPPVWMLGSSGTSARVAADLGVSYSFAHFISGYGGARAMDRYKDAFQPSLQQQSPQGNVSIFVVCAESDQQAEFLAASLDLALLKIEQGGIRYHFPTPEEAFSYPYTMADEQRIQENRNRMIVGSVEKVKGEIESLANYYQVDEVIVNTIASPFDERMKSYELLAEAFQLRNREPTL, from the coding sequence ATGAAATTAAGTGTATTGGATCAATCTCCTGTGCTATCAGGGATAAATCCACGTGATGCTTTACAACAGACAACAGAGTTAGCGAAATGGACTGACCAGCTTGGCTATCACCGGTTCTGGGTAGCCGAACATCATAGTACTCATAGTTTAGCAGGTTCTTCTCCTGAAGTGCTAGCAGCCCATCTAGCTTCACAAACGGAGAAGATCCGGATAGGAACAGGAGGAATACTTCTTCCACACTATAGTGCCTATAAAGTGTCTGAGACTTTCCGTGTCCTGGAAACATTGCATCCTAATCGAATAGATTTAGGAGTGGGACGCGCCCCTGGCGGTATTCCAAATGTCAATTTAGCCTTAAATAGAGGAGAAATTCCAAATATAGAAGGTTATCCTGCACAAGTCGAAGAACTAATCGCCTATCTACACGGAGAAGATCCGCACGGTATGGGTGTGTTTGCCTCTCCGCAAGGGAGTACAGCACCGCCGGTTTGGATGCTCGGTTCAAGCGGAACAAGTGCAAGAGTGGCAGCGGACCTTGGTGTCTCCTATTCATTTGCGCATTTTATTAGCGGGTATGGCGGAGCACGAGCCATGGACCGTTATAAAGATGCCTTCCAGCCTTCTCTGCAGCAGCAAAGCCCGCAAGGAAACGTCTCCATATTCGTCGTTTGTGCTGAGTCTGACCAACAAGCTGAATTCTTGGCTGCTAGTTTAGACCTAGCTCTGTTAAAAATTGAACAAGGCGGGATTCGCTATCATTTCCCTACACCCGAAGAGGCATTCAGCTATCCATATACGATGGCTGATGAGCAGCGTATCCAGGAAAACCGTAACCGTATGATCGTTGGCTCAGTGGAAAAAGTTAAAGGGGAGATAGAAAGTCTAGCAAATTATTATCAAGTGGACGAGGTTATTGTAAATACCATTGCTTCCCCGTTTGACGAGCGCATGAAATCCTATGAACTATTAGCTGAGGCTTTTCAACTCCGTAACCGTGAACCTACATTGTGA
- a CDS encoding class I SAM-dependent methyltransferase, protein MKATDFSKVAEVYDNNSFRFDELAFDIHLEGYIHGQPQQHYNVMDLACGTGIYLDHQMGHFDAHSIEWHGVDASEAMLGKAREKLKRGNLVQGLAEDLPYVSNSFDFIINNYAFHHFTRKSQVLDEVYRVLKDGGIFKTHNINVHDMENWWIYQYFPSAYTEDLERFWQKQRIFRELEDRGFKVRLETNYQMEKLKVTDYLQLAENRDISVLTIISDDDYYAGLSKMKNDLEHNPAKTMMNDFSELVCIAEK, encoded by the coding sequence AGTGGCAGAAGTCTACGACAACAATTCATTTAGATTTGATGAATTAGCGTTTGACATCCATCTGGAAGGTTATATTCATGGTCAACCTCAGCAGCATTATAATGTTATGGATTTAGCCTGCGGGACAGGAATTTATTTAGATCACCAAATGGGGCACTTTGATGCTCATTCAATAGAATGGCACGGAGTGGATGCTTCAGAAGCTATGCTTGGCAAAGCCAGAGAGAAGCTTAAGAGGGGTAATTTAGTACAAGGATTAGCAGAAGATCTCCCTTATGTATCCAATTCGTTTGATTTCATTATAAATAATTATGCGTTTCATCATTTTACTAGGAAGTCACAGGTGCTGGACGAGGTTTATCGAGTTTTAAAAGATGGCGGAATCTTTAAAACCCATAATATAAATGTCCATGACATGGAGAATTGGTGGATCTATCAATACTTTCCTTCTGCATATACAGAAGATTTAGAGAGATTCTGGCAAAAGCAAAGGATTTTTCGAGAACTCGAAGACAGAGGGTTTAAGGTACGATTGGAAACTAATTATCAAATGGAAAAGTTGAAGGTAACGGACTACCTGCAACTCGCAGAGAACAGAGATATTTCTGTGCTTACGATTATTAGTGATGATGACTACTATGCAGGATTAAGCAAAATGAAAAATGATTTAGAACATAATCCTGCCAAAACAATGATGAATGATTTTTCAGAGCTTGTGTGTATTGCTGAAAAGTAG
- a CDS encoding MATE family efflux transporter codes for MKDQSQRLGTQPIPKLLWNLSIPAMIGMFVMALYNVVDTLFIARGVGILGVAGVSIGFPVMMIMMAISAAVGIGGASVISRRLGESKPEAANKVFGNIIFIILLVSVVGIVGAFTFMEPLLVLFGATPDILPYAVDYLFPIMIGSVFFSFSFTTNSIIRSEGNSRFAMITMIIPAVLNIILDPIFIFVLDLGVQGASIATVISQASTSIVVLHYFLTGKSSLELRLSEIKPKMSVIKETLTIGMPAFVRQVAGSVMIISINFMLIKYGGDFEVGVFGIVHKLTMFTIMPMIGVLQGMQPIIGYNYGAKQFTRLKETIMLGMKVVTIISAFIFIVMMALPEILMHIFTGDPTVINSGAHAMRIMFAMSFLIGVQVVSGGLYQALGMAKPALILSMARQVLFLIPLVLLLPNFFGVTGVWLAFPLADILAFTLSILFLYKDRKLFFKKAEDPPPYASIHPN; via the coding sequence ATGAAAGATCAAAGTCAGCGTCTAGGAACCCAGCCGATTCCGAAGTTATTATGGAATTTATCTATTCCTGCCATGATCGGCATGTTTGTTATGGCGCTTTATAATGTTGTTGATACATTATTTATTGCAAGAGGAGTTGGAATCCTCGGTGTGGCTGGTGTTAGCATCGGCTTCCCAGTCATGATGATTATGATGGCCATCTCAGCGGCTGTTGGAATCGGGGGTGCATCAGTCATATCAAGACGGCTTGGCGAGAGTAAACCGGAAGCCGCAAATAAAGTGTTCGGCAATATTATCTTTATTATTTTACTCGTAAGCGTAGTCGGAATAGTAGGTGCCTTCACTTTTATGGAGCCGCTGCTAGTTTTGTTCGGTGCTACCCCTGACATTCTTCCCTACGCGGTCGATTACCTTTTCCCCATTATGATTGGATCTGTGTTTTTTTCGTTTTCTTTTACGACCAACAGCATCATTCGCTCAGAGGGAAACTCCCGCTTCGCTATGATCACGATGATTATTCCTGCTGTTTTAAATATCATCCTGGATCCCATTTTTATTTTTGTTTTAGATTTGGGTGTTCAAGGAGCTTCCATTGCGACAGTCATTTCTCAGGCTTCCACCAGCATAGTGGTCTTACATTACTTCCTTACAGGCAAATCGAGTCTTGAGTTAAGATTGTCTGAGATAAAACCAAAAATGTCAGTCATAAAAGAAACACTAACGATCGGGATGCCTGCTTTCGTCCGTCAAGTTGCCGGAAGTGTCATGATTATTTCTATTAACTTCATGTTAATTAAGTATGGCGGCGACTTTGAAGTAGGCGTTTTCGGGATTGTCCATAAGTTAACCATGTTTACCATCATGCCGATGATCGGAGTCCTTCAGGGCATGCAGCCCATTATCGGATATAACTATGGAGCTAAACAGTTCACGAGATTAAAAGAGACCATCATGCTTGGCATGAAAGTCGTCACGATCATTTCTGCTTTTATCTTTATCGTGATGATGGCACTACCTGAAATTCTTATGCATATCTTTACGGGGGATCCCACCGTCATTAACTCGGGTGCCCATGCTATGAGAATCATGTTTGCAATGTCGTTTCTAATTGGAGTACAGGTCGTAAGCGGCGGACTTTATCAGGCACTTGGCATGGCTAAGCCTGCTCTGATCCTTTCGATGGCGCGGCAAGTTTTATTCCTTATTCCCCTGGTCTTACTTCTTCCAAACTTCTTTGGTGTAACCGGGGTTTGGTTAGCCTTTCCGTTGGCAGATATTCTGGCTTTTACCTTATCTATTTTGTTTTTATATAAGGATCGGAAGCTATTTTTTAAAAAAGCGGAGGACCCTCCTCCCTATGCATCCATCCACCCGAATTAA
- a CDS encoding methyl-accepting chemotaxis protein: MTIKRRLYTLTLLPLLLSLILISFIVYQMTSLESSSNSDVAVLLESKEVNGQLVTLEQTLNTYGYNPSTATKNEALSQMKITETALEELGQLMVTSEQERWYTQAVAKYENWHQTVTEALEAEDVNEIQRQSARTSGILNDMYMLQQESRVWYDNNLADQAKTVSQLILFAIIAGIALVVLSTFSTFRLNKHIAKPIKDLAVQASKVAEGDLTTTIHVSEKEKDEIGQLKRSFQVMVDNLTSTVKSVHQIGGNVERFSSKLNHEMSGLSEVTQQVTSSTDELAQGSQSISNDIQDVASLMEQMHQAFEANTQESQKASESSTAALSKVYEGQTAIKEQRKVMEKNKGSITKVEASVQDFIGYTDQIEVTVKLVNDIAEQTNLLALNAAIEAARAGEHGKGFAVVAEEVRKLADQSTDATSKISTMVQQIKSGVNVIEQEMTETVSLTVKQTEAVDLSEQAFTLIKTQVDTINEQLHEVVEGMVRSKEQSLQITTSVENVSAVTEETAAGTEEISASAGEQQHAFQQMTEEASKLGNMVNQMNKELEHFKW; encoded by the coding sequence ATGACAATCAAACGACGATTATATACCTTGACCTTACTCCCCCTGCTGCTTAGCTTGATACTTATCTCTTTTATTGTTTATCAAATGACTAGTCTTGAAAGCTCCTCCAATTCGGATGTTGCTGTGCTGTTAGAGTCTAAAGAGGTAAATGGTCAACTTGTCACGCTTGAGCAAACGCTGAATACATACGGGTATAACCCTTCAACAGCCACGAAAAATGAAGCTTTAAGTCAAATGAAAATAACAGAAACAGCACTTGAAGAACTTGGTCAATTGATGGTTACCAGCGAACAGGAACGCTGGTACACTCAAGCTGTCGCCAAGTATGAGAACTGGCACCAAACCGTAACAGAAGCGCTCGAGGCAGAAGATGTTAACGAGATCCAGCGTCAGTCTGCTCGTACCTCTGGAATATTAAATGATATGTACATGTTACAGCAAGAGTCTCGCGTCTGGTATGACAACAACTTAGCTGATCAAGCAAAAACAGTAAGTCAACTAATCCTTTTTGCTATTATTGCGGGGATAGCCTTGGTAGTGTTGTCCACTTTTTCTACCTTCCGTCTAAATAAACATATAGCGAAACCCATAAAGGATTTAGCTGTTCAGGCTTCCAAAGTGGCGGAAGGTGACTTGACAACAACCATTCATGTCTCTGAAAAAGAAAAGGATGAGATTGGTCAACTTAAGCGCTCGTTCCAAGTGATGGTGGACAACCTGACGTCGACGGTTAAATCAGTACATCAAATTGGAGGAAATGTGGAACGATTTAGTTCCAAATTGAATCACGAAATGTCAGGACTCTCTGAAGTCACACAGCAAGTAACAAGCTCGACAGATGAGTTAGCTCAAGGAAGTCAATCCATTTCAAACGATATTCAAGATGTAGCCTCCCTGATGGAACAAATGCATCAGGCTTTTGAAGCAAATACGCAAGAAAGTCAAAAAGCCTCAGAATCAAGCACAGCTGCTCTCTCTAAAGTTTACGAAGGACAGACAGCTATTAAAGAACAACGCAAAGTTATGGAGAAAAATAAAGGCTCGATTACGAAAGTGGAAGCTTCCGTTCAAGACTTCATCGGATATACCGACCAAATTGAAGTGACAGTTAAGCTCGTAAATGATATAGCAGAGCAAACTAATTTGCTTGCTTTAAATGCAGCTATTGAAGCAGCCCGTGCCGGTGAACATGGTAAAGGATTTGCGGTCGTTGCGGAAGAAGTGAGAAAGCTAGCTGACCAATCAACTGATGCTACCAGTAAAATCTCAACTATGGTTCAACAGATTAAATCCGGTGTAAATGTGATTGAACAGGAAATGACGGAAACTGTTTCGCTGACTGTGAAGCAAACTGAAGCCGTCGACTTGTCTGAACAAGCTTTTACATTGATAAAAACTCAAGTAGACACAATCAATGAACAATTACATGAGGTTGTTGAAGGGATGGTTCGATCCAAAGAACAAAGCCTGCAAATTACAACTTCAGTTGAAAATGTAAGTGCCGTAACGGAAGAAACAGCTGCAGGAACGGAAGAAATATCCGCCTCAGCCGGTGAACAGCAGCATGCCTTCCAGCAAATGACGGAAGAAGCTAGTAAACTAGGAAACATGGTCAATCAAATGAATAAAGAACTGGAACATTTTAAATGGTAA
- a CDS encoding RAxF-45 family protein, whose translation MLSKHVIDRELLYINRALFHDLTVQGIRMSNFTVK comes from the coding sequence ATGTTATCAAAGCACGTAATAGATCGCGAATTGCTCTATATTAACCGTGCGCTTTTTCATGATTTAACTGTACAAGGGATTCGTATGTCCAATTTTACAGTTAAATAA
- a CDS encoding VOC family protein — MTKNLRPEVHAVFIHTKNLKRSARWYSELLDLPFSEENVESPVYNLPLEGEVFLTIDDHKFDPHYKFGRITNPVFNFCAQNLENSFRNVKEKGFRITKEIESYGDFGWFQIQDPDQHEVMICGAIVARS, encoded by the coding sequence ATGACAAAAAACTTGCGCCCAGAAGTTCATGCAGTTTTTATACACACTAAAAATCTAAAGAGATCTGCCAGGTGGTACAGTGAATTGCTGGATCTTCCGTTTTCCGAAGAAAATGTTGAGTCACCGGTTTATAATCTCCCTTTGGAAGGGGAGGTATTTCTGACCATTGATGATCATAAGTTTGATCCTCATTATAAGTTTGGACGGATAACTAACCCTGTGTTTAATTTTTGTGCTCAGAATTTAGAAAATAGCTTTCGGAACGTAAAAGAGAAAGGGTTCCGCATAACAAAAGAAATAGAGAGTTACGGCGACTTTGGCTGGTTCCAAATTCAAGACCCGGATCAGCATGAGGTCATGATTTGCGGTGCAATTGTGGCCCGTTCATAG
- a CDS encoding YegS/Rv2252/BmrU family lipid kinase, with amino-acid sequence MPRYQRGVFIYNGTAQSEGLNQSLTVTLPVLAQAIKELTVVQTHSLEELRKVCYEYGPIVDVFVILGGDGTLHECINQLAHLKSRPVIALLPGGTCNDFSRVLGTPQNLQLAATQLLQGEEVKVDIGKAGNRYFTNFWGIGLVTEASFNIDAEQKNRIGVLSYFISAIKTMNQTEPFSFTLGIDGETVSEEAVMVLVMNGRFIGTKEVPLPDSKLQDGQLDVLIVKNSNLTTFKELLTMNKPGADPSKFQELSHMQGQQISVEVEEEKEVDMDGEIMGSTPARIEVLPNHFTFLCADPAVFHNVQG; translated from the coding sequence ATGCCTCGTTATCAACGTGGAGTTTTTATATATAATGGGACTGCCCAAAGTGAAGGTCTCAACCAAAGTTTAACCGTTACACTGCCGGTGCTGGCTCAGGCAATTAAAGAGTTAACAGTCGTGCAGACACATTCACTAGAGGAATTAAGGAAGGTTTGTTATGAGTATGGACCTATCGTGGATGTATTTGTGATTTTAGGCGGAGATGGAACATTGCACGAATGTATCAACCAATTAGCTCATTTAAAATCCAGACCCGTTATCGCTCTTCTTCCAGGGGGAACGTGTAACGACTTCAGCCGTGTATTAGGCACACCTCAAAATTTACAGCTCGCCGCAACACAGCTTCTTCAAGGGGAAGAAGTGAAGGTGGACATAGGAAAGGCTGGTAACCGCTATTTTACAAACTTCTGGGGAATAGGGCTCGTGACAGAAGCTTCTTTTAACATTGACGCAGAACAAAAGAATCGTATTGGTGTATTGAGTTATTTTATAAGCGCCATCAAGACGATGAATCAAACAGAGCCATTCTCTTTCACCTTAGGAATTGATGGCGAAACGGTCAGCGAGGAAGCGGTAATGGTATTAGTCATGAACGGGCGGTTTATTGGGACAAAAGAAGTTCCTCTTCCTGATTCCAAGCTTCAGGATGGCCAGCTGGATGTATTAATTGTGAAGAATTCCAACCTTACTACATTTAAAGAACTCCTCACAATGAACAAGCCTGGGGCAGATCCTAGTAAATTCCAGGAGTTATCACATATGCAGGGACAGCAGATCAGTGTAGAGGTGGAAGAGGAAAAAGAGGTAGATATGGATGGGGAAATTATGGGGAGCACTCCTGCACGGATAGAAGTTCTACCCAATCATTTTACCTTTTTATGTGCAGACCCTGCTGTATTTCATAATGTGCAAGGCTGA
- a CDS encoding MarR family winged helix-turn-helix transcriptional regulator, with product MNRDIYPLLGYNINVISHFIQNLFNEKLSEYGLTHSQAKVIYFLANHGEQSQTDLQKRLYIKASSMNGIIESLLKNECITKHNCPNDKRSKLIKLTDRGVQLDKTIWTIAQNLEKEIGVGLSDEEQQMMLSWLEVIQKNLKHLKERS from the coding sequence ATGAATCGTGACATATACCCTTTGCTTGGTTACAACATCAATGTGATCTCCCATTTTATTCAAAATTTATTTAACGAGAAACTAAGTGAGTATGGATTAACTCATTCACAAGCGAAAGTCATATATTTTCTGGCGAATCATGGAGAACAAAGCCAAACTGATTTGCAAAAAAGATTGTACATTAAAGCTTCTTCAATGAACGGGATTATCGAATCCCTTTTAAAAAACGAATGTATAACGAAACATAACTGTCCCAACGACAAACGTTCTAAGCTCATTAAGCTGACCGACAGGGGAGTTCAACTGGATAAAACCATTTGGACTATTGCTCAGAATTTAGAAAAGGAAATCGGCGTCGGACTTTCTGATGAAGAGCAGCAAATGATGCTCTCATGGCTTGAAGTCATTCAAAAAAACTTAAAACATTTAAAAGAGAGGTCCTGA
- a CDS encoding MarR family winged helix-turn-helix transcriptional regulator: MDEQELYRKKKQDPSLKLFVVLAKAQRAIADLVKDDIQSYGLNTTEFGVLELLYHEGDQPLQKIGEKILLASGSITYVVDKLEKKEYLKRVPCPNDRRITYAAITSKGKELLHGIFPDHWKQIEMITGGLSEDEKLQAIDLLKKLGKYADQQK; the protein is encoded by the coding sequence ATGGATGAACAAGAACTATATCGCAAAAAGAAACAAGACCCTTCTTTGAAGCTGTTTGTTGTTCTGGCAAAGGCTCAGCGTGCAATTGCTGATTTAGTGAAAGATGATATTCAAAGCTATGGTTTGAACACAACAGAATTTGGCGTGTTAGAACTTTTATATCATGAAGGCGATCAGCCATTACAGAAAATTGGGGAAAAAATTCTATTAGCAAGCGGAAGTATAACTTATGTTGTAGATAAACTGGAGAAGAAAGAATATTTAAAGCGTGTTCCATGTCCTAATGACCGGCGTATTACGTACGCGGCTATAACGAGTAAAGGGAAAGAATTACTTCATGGAATATTTCCTGATCACTGGAAACAAATTGAGATGATCACCGGGGGCTTGTCTGAAGATGAGAAACTGCAAGCCATAGACTTACTGAAAAAATTAGGGAAGTATGCGGACCAGCAAAAATAG
- a CDS encoding efflux RND transporter periplasmic adaptor subunit encodes MRTRYKVRICGLVVIAFLTLNASLIYFDKDQQVEQKSYINEWSAAFTEDLFESIHTSGVFTSNETTPVYFDKQSGVFQEFLVEEGDEISEGDDLYTYQVTDYQDQLNQLETKAARLQGEITSLTDYINELESFTIPETGSASQPSFFSESSPGDSFSQDPEPQQENSESQNIETEFMKQKAIAEKELQLSQKQAHLSMVENQLSQLEDTGQSITVTSEFSGVVTNLSENLHPPLLTLSSSNLIVSGELSEEHRKQVKEGMNSYVRIPNLELEVKGLVESIKPFPQSVDVQHPSHYPFEIVIEEDKEKVKPGYHANVEIITAEAIDAVAAYDDVLKNGENSSAWVMNDRGRLEKREIETGIIEDRIVEVTEGLAKGELLADHPKEEFRNGAVFLTPLKLDQFEVQNLFDVAPSLMLDYGLLGLMNR; translated from the coding sequence ATGAGAACACGCTATAAAGTAAGAATTTGCGGTTTAGTAGTCATTGCTTTTTTAACCCTTAATGCCAGCCTCATCTACTTCGATAAAGATCAGCAAGTAGAACAAAAATCCTATATTAATGAATGGTCGGCTGCCTTTACGGAGGACCTCTTTGAATCGATTCATACAAGTGGTGTTTTTACTTCTAATGAAACCACCCCTGTTTATTTTGATAAACAATCCGGAGTTTTCCAGGAATTCTTAGTGGAAGAAGGTGATGAGATTTCTGAAGGTGATGATCTCTATACATATCAAGTCACGGATTATCAAGACCAATTGAATCAATTGGAGACAAAAGCTGCACGCTTACAAGGAGAAATCACCTCCCTCACAGACTACATTAATGAGCTCGAAAGCTTTACAATTCCTGAAACAGGTTCGGCATCCCAGCCTTCTTTTTTCTCTGAATCTTCACCTGGTGATTCCTTCTCACAAGACCCGGAACCACAACAGGAAAACAGCGAATCTCAAAACATCGAAACGGAATTTATGAAACAGAAAGCCATTGCGGAGAAAGAACTTCAGCTCTCACAAAAACAGGCTCACCTTTCTATGGTAGAGAATCAGCTGAGTCAGCTGGAAGATACGGGGCAATCGATTACAGTAACTAGTGAATTTTCAGGAGTCGTAACGAATTTGTCTGAAAACCTCCATCCCCCTTTGCTTACCCTGTCTTCCAGTAATTTGATTGTCAGTGGAGAACTCTCGGAGGAACATAGAAAACAGGTAAAAGAAGGGATGAATTCTTATGTAAGAATACCGAACTTAGAGTTAGAAGTTAAGGGTTTAGTTGAAAGCATTAAACCATTCCCTCAGTCGGTTGATGTTCAGCATCCCAGTCATTACCCATTTGAAATCGTCATCGAAGAAGACAAGGAAAAAGTAAAACCTGGCTATCATGCAAACGTTGAAATTATAACGGCTGAGGCCATCGATGCCGTAGCTGCTTATGATGACGTGTTAAAGAATGGAGAAAACTCCTCAGCGTGGGTCATGAACGATCGTGGACGCTTGGAAAAAAGAGAAATCGAAACAGGGATCATAGAAGATAGAATAGTAGAAGTAACGGAAGGATTAGCGAAAGGAGAGCTTTTAGCGGATCATCCTAAGGAAGAGTTTCGTAATGGGGCTGTGTTTCTTACACCATTGAAACTGGATCAGTTCGAGGTTCAGAATCTCTTTGACGTTGCCCCTTCCCTTATGCTTGATTACGGACTATTAGGGCTGATGAACAGATAA
- a CDS encoding BMP family lipoprotein encodes MKKYWFSLFLLTGLLLAGCADHEAKSEDTKDEISAGLLVTESGLGDDSFSDSAFKGLEQARDELGITFDYREPFDKKYKEHMKDLIEQDHDVIIGLGYNSQAAIDELAQEYPKQQFVLIDAVSEFDNVTSITFKEDEGSYLIGLIAGMRTKSGVVGFIGGERIPVVERFETGFTEGVKKVNPDAEILIEYAGTFDDDTKGSNITKSMVEKGADFVFPAAGFTGIGALKEAQNQGIYAFGVDSDQFFVAEKAVVTSMLKNLDVALYDVMEQLVNGERLEGGQITLGVKEQGVGLAPIRLINLTDEQQAVLDKEMGQ; translated from the coding sequence ATGAAGAAATATTGGTTCAGTCTATTTTTACTAACAGGACTATTACTGGCTGGCTGTGCTGATCATGAAGCAAAATCCGAAGATACAAAAGATGAAATTAGTGCCGGTCTGCTTGTAACCGAGAGCGGACTTGGTGATGATTCGTTTAGCGATTCAGCCTTCAAAGGATTAGAACAAGCTAGGGACGAACTAGGAATTACCTTCGATTATCGTGAACCTTTTGATAAAAAATATAAGGAACATATGAAGGACTTAATTGAGCAGGATCATGACGTAATTATTGGACTCGGCTATAATTCGCAAGCCGCCATTGATGAATTGGCACAGGAATACCCGAAGCAGCAGTTTGTGTTAATTGATGCCGTTTCTGAATTTGATAATGTAACATCCATTACCTTCAAAGAGGATGAGGGCAGTTACTTGATCGGACTGATTGCCGGGATGAGGACAAAATCCGGCGTCGTTGGCTTCATTGGAGGCGAAAGAATTCCTGTAGTAGAACGATTTGAGACTGGATTTACAGAAGGTGTTAAAAAAGTAAATCCTGATGCAGAAATACTTATTGAGTATGCAGGAACTTTTGATGATGATACTAAAGGGTCTAATATTACCAAATCTATGGTTGAAAAAGGCGCCGATTTTGTATTCCCTGCTGCAGGATTTACGGGGATTGGGGCGTTAAAGGAAGCTCAAAATCAAGGAATTTATGCTTTTGGTGTCGATAGTGATCAATTTTTTGTTGCAGAAAAAGCCGTTGTTACATCGATGTTGAAGAACTTGGATGTAGCCCTTTATGATGTGATGGAGCAGCTTGTTAATGGAGAACGGCTGGAAGGCGGTCAGATTACACTCGGAGTGAAGGAACAAGGTGTAGGACTTGCACCCATTCGATTGATTAATCTAACCGACGAACAACAAGCCGTACTGGATAAGGAGATGGGACAATGA